The Papaver somniferum cultivar HN1 chromosome 3, ASM357369v1, whole genome shotgun sequence genome includes a region encoding these proteins:
- the LOC113360664 gene encoding uncharacterized protein LOC113360664 produces the protein MSGEAAAVADNLLVSITGVVNLWLAGKCPESLGEFIGSAPLTPLLKPGGGIRPIAVGRVWRRLVSKVAAFSVGKYMSSYLGDYNLVLECLMVERAFYMLSQLIKEVRLHCPGISRWVEFCYLQPTKLYYDQYILSSTLGVQQGDPLGPLMFTLTLHPLVKFIASQCKLDLQAWYLDNGTIIGDTLEVAKALHIIETEGPGRGLHLNVKKTEVFWPSIDPRSTADGVFPRDIGRPTNGVELLGGPVSLDLNFISDMMLTRVNKNVQLMAAIKKLKDPQSKMLLLRNCTCVSRLYFAMRTTNPASLQPASEIFDDHLLKYLRLLITGDGADFGPLQQRSATLPIKDGGLGIYTMDDTRNYCYLASQSQTASVQKIILGKLSSTNKFSAYQMALQNFIQCLGPRQFRVVLCNRLGIPLFVENVDIFYKASVHVRKEANLGILTDDGKDLRPADILVLNWDNG, from the exons ATGAGTGGAGAGGCAGCGGCAGTGGCGGATAATTTACTCGTTTCGATCACGGGGgttgtcaacctttggttggcTGGTAAATGCCCTGAGTCTCTTGGTGAGTTCATTGGAAGTGCTCCCTTAACTCCTCTACTCAAACCAGGTGGTGGTATTCGGCCCATTGCGGTGGGTAGGGTTTGGCGGAGATTGGTTTCGAAGGTGGCTGCTTTTTCCGTTGGAAAGTACATGAGTTCTTACTTAGGCGACTACAATTTGGTGTTGGAGTGCCTGATGGTGGAGAGAgcattttacatgct ATCTCAACTCATCAAGGAGGTTCGTCtacattgtccaggtatttctcgctgggtagaGTTTTGTTACTTACAACCTACTAAGCTTTATTATGACCAATATATCTTGTCATCCACACTTGGGGTTCAACAAGGCGACCCCCTCGGTCCCTTGATGTTCACGTTGACACTTCACCCTCTTGTGAAGTTTATTGCTTCTCAATGCAAACTTGATTTACAAGCGTGGTACCTTGATAATGGGACTATTATTGGTGATACTTTAGAGGTAGCCAAGGCCTTGCATATAATAGAAACAGAGGGACCAGGTAGAGGGTTGCATCTTAATGTGAAGAAAACCgaagtcttttggccttctaTTGATCCAAGAAGCACGGCTGATGGGGTCTTTCCCCGTGACATTGGTAGACCTACTAACGGTGTTGAACTTTTAGGTGGTCCGGTGAGTTTGGATTTGAACTTCATTAGCGACATGATGTTGACCAGGGTGAATAAGAATGTTCAACTGATGGCGGCAATAAAAAAGCTCAAGGACCCTCAAAGTAAAATGTTATTACTTCGCAACTGCACTTGTGTatctagattatattttgcaatgcgaaCTACCAATCCAGCATCATTGCAACCAGCCTCTGAGATTTTTGATGATCATCTGCTTAAGTATTTGAGATTACTCATCACGGGTGATGGTGCAGATTTCGGTCCTTTACAGCAGAGGTCAGctaccttgcctatcaaagacGGCGGTCTGGGCATTTATACCATGGATGATACCCGTAATTACTGTTACCTTGCTTCCCAGAGTCAGACAGCTTCAGTGCAGAAGATTATTCTTGGTAAATTATCCTCAACAAACAAATTTTCTGCTTATCAGATGGCTCTTCAGAACTTTATTCAG tgCCTTGGTCCTAGACAGTTCCGTGTTGTGTTATGCAATCGTCTTGGTAttcctttgtttgttgagaatg TTGATATTTTTTACAAGGCTAGTGTACATGTGCGTAAGGAAGCCAATCTTGGTATTCTGACAGATGATGGTAAAGATTTGAGGCCTGCTgatatccttgttctcaactgggacAATGGGTAA